In one Vulgatibacter incomptus genomic region, the following are encoded:
- a CDS encoding MGMT family protein, whose protein sequence is MTKDAQGFDAAVAAVVRAIPRGQVLSYGQVAARAGNPKAARAVARSLGRSSGIPWWRVVRADRTLAGAVADPQARLLEAEGVRIEGRRIVATASDR, encoded by the coding sequence GTGACCAAGGACGCGCAGGGCTTCGACGCGGCGGTGGCCGCGGTGGTCCGCGCGATTCCTCGCGGCCAGGTGCTCTCCTACGGCCAGGTGGCGGCCCGCGCAGGAAATCCCAAGGCGGCCCGGGCGGTGGCCCGTTCGCTCGGCCGGAGCTCGGGCATCCCCTGGTGGCGCGTGGTCCGTGCGGATCGCACCCTCGCAGGAGCCGTCGCAGACCCCCAGGCCCGCCTCCTCGAGGCCGAGGGCGTCCGCATCGAAGGCCGGAGGATCGTCGCCACCGCCAGCGATCGTTAG
- a CDS encoding NAD(P)H-quinone oxidoreductase codes for MHDARAVTFRGAGGPEVLEISALSVRDPGPNEVLVEVAAAGLNRADLLQRRGVYPAPTGWPAKVLGLEYAGTVLKAGELARGIRPGDRVMGIVGGGAMSTHLVVHAREVIPIPEKLSFTEAAAIPEVFLTAFDALFVQGNLHSFETVLLHAVGSGVGTAAVQLCRAAGCRTIGTSRSKDKLERALELGLSEAVLVNEHFSHEVLDRTNDRGVELILDTVGGAYLTENLRSLATQGRIVVVGLLGGADAKVPLGMLLSKRATLIGTLLRSRLLEEKATLAQRFIREALPLFSDGRLRPVVDEVLPMERIADAHRLLESNATFGKVVLTWGA; via the coding sequence ATGCACGACGCGCGCGCTGTGACATTCCGGGGAGCAGGTGGCCCCGAGGTGCTGGAGATCTCCGCCCTCTCGGTCCGCGACCCCGGCCCGAACGAGGTCCTGGTGGAGGTGGCGGCAGCCGGCCTCAACCGGGCCGACCTGCTCCAGCGACGGGGTGTCTACCCTGCGCCGACGGGATGGCCCGCGAAGGTCCTCGGCCTCGAGTACGCAGGCACGGTGCTCAAGGCGGGCGAGCTCGCGAGAGGGATTCGTCCGGGCGATCGCGTGATGGGGATCGTCGGCGGTGGCGCGATGTCGACGCACCTGGTGGTCCACGCCCGCGAGGTGATCCCGATCCCGGAGAAGCTCAGCTTCACGGAGGCCGCGGCGATCCCCGAGGTCTTCCTCACCGCGTTCGACGCGCTCTTCGTGCAGGGCAACCTGCACTCCTTCGAGACGGTGCTCCTCCACGCGGTCGGCAGCGGCGTCGGGACCGCAGCCGTGCAGCTCTGCCGCGCCGCTGGGTGCCGGACGATCGGCACCTCGCGCTCGAAGGACAAGCTCGAGCGCGCGCTCGAGCTCGGTCTCTCGGAGGCCGTCCTCGTCAACGAGCACTTCTCCCACGAGGTGCTCGACCGGACGAACGACCGTGGCGTCGAGCTGATCCTCGACACGGTGGGCGGCGCCTACCTCACCGAGAACCTCCGCTCGCTGGCGACTCAGGGGCGCATCGTGGTGGTGGGCCTCCTCGGCGGCGCCGACGCGAAGGTCCCGCTGGGGATGCTGCTCTCCAAGCGCGCGACCCTCATCGGCACCTTGCTCCGAAGCAGGCTGCTCGAGGAGAAGGCCACCCTCGCCCAGCGCTTCATCCGCGAGGCGCTGCCGCTCTTCTCCGACGGCCGGCTGCGACCTGTGGTGGACGAGGTGCTGCCGATGGAGCGCATCGCCGACGCCCACCGCCTCCTCGAGAGCAACGCCACCTTCGGCAAGGTGGTCCTCACCTGGGGCGCCTAG
- a CDS encoding gluconate 2-dehydrogenase subunit 3 family protein, which translates to MPITRRAVLKYGLGGALALSAGGVGLSFQRTASRTPSRPLRALDPRSFAILAAVAERISPAGDGFPAASELEVAEAIDGLLATSHPAVLDEVKQLLALVENGLAGMLLDGRPQPFTSLSPDDQDRALLAWRRSSLGLRRTAYKALHGLCAAAYYASPRIYPQVGYPGPPSFAIAVPTAIPEASE; encoded by the coding sequence ATGCCGATCACCCGCCGCGCGGTGCTGAAGTACGGGCTGGGCGGGGCGCTCGCCCTCTCCGCCGGAGGCGTGGGCCTCTCCTTCCAACGTACCGCCTCGCGAACGCCGAGCCGTCCCCTCCGCGCCCTCGATCCCAGGAGCTTCGCCATCCTCGCGGCGGTTGCGGAACGGATCTCCCCCGCGGGCGATGGCTTCCCTGCTGCTTCCGAGCTGGAGGTGGCCGAGGCGATCGACGGGCTCCTGGCGACCTCGCACCCGGCCGTGCTCGACGAGGTGAAGCAGCTGCTGGCGCTGGTGGAGAACGGGCTGGCGGGCATGCTCCTCGACGGCCGCCCGCAGCCGTTCACCTCCCTCTCGCCCGACGACCAGGATCGTGCGCTCCTGGCCTGGCGCCGAAGCTCCCTCGGCCTTCGGCGCACGGCCTACAAGGCGCTGCACGGCCTCTGCGCTGCGGCGTATTACGCGTCGCCGAGGATCTATCCGCAGGTGGGCTACCCGGGGCCTCCGTCGTTCGCGATCGCGGTCCCTACGGCGATCCCGGAGGCGTCCGAATGA
- a CDS encoding GMC family oxidoreductase — protein MKGEIVHAGELRKDADVSCDVCIVGSGAGGATLAAGLVERGMRVVMLEEGGHHTKSEFDLQEGTAYPMLYQERGMRATADLAITILQGRAVGGSTTINWTTCFRTPDSILDHWREHHGVDGIDLGPHFDAVEERLSIHEWPIERANANNRVLWDGCRKLGWEARPLRRNVRGCASTGFCGMGCPLDAKQSMLVTYVPDALERGLSLYVNTRAERLEVEKGQVTAIHCVALDPGTDQPTGRRIVIRPKVAVSSGGAINGPALLLRSGLNRNGRVGKRTFLHPVVAMAAFFDEKVNAFYGAPQSVGSHHFADRGPGKIGFFLETPPVHPMLAATAFCGFGSEHRDFLSRLAHVGVLIALSVDGILPGDEGGTVSLRRDGRVRVDYPVGERLEESFRASCLAMARIQLAAGAREVRSLHLEPVTLRSEADLPLLERAPWGALRHSIFTAHQMGGCAMGADPATSVVDSTLRHHEIHNLFVVDGSVFPTSLGVNPSETIYALAHWALDRVASAV, from the coding sequence ATGAAGGGCGAGATCGTCCACGCCGGCGAGCTCCGCAAGGACGCCGACGTGAGCTGCGACGTCTGCATCGTCGGCTCGGGGGCGGGCGGGGCCACCCTGGCCGCGGGGCTCGTCGAGCGGGGCATGCGGGTCGTGATGCTGGAGGAGGGCGGCCATCACACCAAGAGTGAGTTCGATCTCCAGGAGGGGACCGCCTATCCGATGCTCTACCAGGAGCGCGGCATGCGGGCCACGGCGGACCTGGCGATCACGATCCTCCAGGGCCGTGCGGTGGGGGGCTCGACCACGATCAACTGGACCACCTGCTTCCGGACCCCGGATTCGATCCTCGACCACTGGCGCGAGCACCACGGGGTGGACGGGATCGACCTCGGGCCCCATTTCGACGCGGTGGAGGAGCGCCTCTCGATCCACGAGTGGCCGATCGAGCGCGCGAACGCGAACAACCGCGTCCTCTGGGACGGCTGCCGCAAGCTCGGCTGGGAAGCCCGGCCCCTCCGTCGCAACGTCCGTGGCTGCGCGAGCACCGGCTTCTGCGGCATGGGCTGCCCCCTCGACGCCAAGCAGTCGATGCTCGTCACCTACGTCCCTGACGCCCTCGAGCGCGGCCTCTCGCTCTACGTGAACACGAGGGCGGAGCGGCTGGAGGTCGAGAAGGGGCAGGTCACGGCGATCCACTGCGTCGCCCTCGATCCCGGGACGGATCAGCCCACCGGGAGAAGGATCGTGATCCGGCCGAAGGTGGCGGTCTCGAGCGGCGGCGCCATCAACGGCCCGGCGCTCCTCCTCCGCTCCGGCCTGAACCGCAACGGCCGGGTGGGGAAGCGCACCTTCCTCCATCCGGTGGTGGCGATGGCGGCCTTCTTCGACGAGAAGGTGAACGCCTTCTACGGCGCGCCCCAGTCGGTGGGCTCCCATCACTTCGCGGATCGCGGCCCGGGGAAGATCGGCTTCTTCCTGGAGACGCCGCCGGTGCATCCGATGCTGGCGGCGACGGCCTTCTGCGGCTTCGGCAGCGAGCATCGGGACTTCCTGTCGCGGCTCGCGCACGTGGGCGTGCTGATCGCCCTCAGCGTCGACGGCATCCTGCCCGGAGACGAGGGCGGGACGGTCTCCCTTCGACGCGACGGTCGGGTGCGGGTCGACTATCCGGTTGGCGAGCGCCTCGAGGAGTCGTTCCGCGCGTCCTGCCTCGCGATGGCGCGGATCCAGCTCGCCGCAGGCGCGCGCGAAGTGCGATCGCTCCACCTCGAGCCCGTGACCCTGCGCTCCGAAGCGGATCTGCCGCTCCTGGAGCGCGCGCCGTGGGGCGCCCTGCGCCATTCGATCTTCACGGCCCACCAGATGGGCGGCTGCGCGATGGGCGCCGACCCCGCCACGAGCGTGGTGGACTCCACGCTTCGTCACCACGAGATCCACAACCTCTTCGTCGTGGACGGCTCGGTCTTCCCCACTTCACTCGGAGTGAATCCGAGTGAAACCATCTACGCGCTGGCGCACTGGGCGCTAGACCGGGTGGCCTCGGCGGTCTAG
- a CDS encoding putative Ig domain-containing protein: MEKFRPAVASTWKPTNAVPAALALALIAVPAMAIAANPYDVSTRPITYEPLPLSGGQVTTLTTTSTDDGSADVGLPFPVRFFDVDYQEASVGTNGLVTFGPRSTASCTSGESHCANAYSNTAIPSTSTPNRLIAAWWDDLNCTQGAITKQVLGQAPQRELVIQWGSGCYRTSSTNVVNMQLWLREGSSNIEIRYGTAAGGSSHSASVGIMSPVPSGAVEGYRGLNCTPNCTGDQWPTNSAIVFSQGADLAVASVTAPEIAYSGMSIDVVAKVQNLGGLASQAYSLRFLVSPTPSISTGSREVGRLEGLALLQAGASFVSNATVSLPADLAPGAWYVLAEVDPDKQIPDNDRANNLRSSGPMEVGPPAPDLSVSDLRAPLQIAPGSDFSIEWTARNLGNLGGVDVPYAVVVSGSDYVGGTSRRLLEGTISVDAFSLEDVIDLVHLPADVPTGIAYVGVVIDPDLRLYELDKLNNTGISPPVRIGSTSLQVINPGLPAATLGTAWCTRLEAVGGDGIFAWSVTPGSTLPPGLALAEEPQGARAAGRPFSTLLCGHPYALGTFSFSLDVRSAGLSASGDFVLDVVPSGIPLTISTHALPAAGFGRSYTTLLGAIGGATPYSWTITTGKLPAGLGLRADGVIAGSPLEDGFFPLTVRVVDAGGQAMEQALDLIVTSPSRLTCVTGSLPARELGEPLDERLVAAGGTKPYKWTSGETQRLASAVGEVAVSLGAAPPPGLSLAADGKVTGAPTQAGLYLWTVKVADDARASESCAILFDVPVSQGMTVSTQALADAFVGSPYRAQLVASGGVGALRWSLFPGSRLPAGLVLEPSGLISGTPTLSQLDGEAARNFAFLVEVRDEGNRRGLGATSILLNAELPESSRSPASSGNTSGCGAGVGGPSLLALAGLGLRLVALRRRR; the protein is encoded by the coding sequence TTGGAGAAGTTCCGACCTGCCGTCGCTTCCACCTGGAAGCCCACGAATGCCGTCCCCGCAGCCCTCGCCCTCGCCCTGATCGCCGTACCGGCGATGGCGATCGCGGCGAACCCCTACGACGTCTCGACCCGGCCCATCACCTACGAGCCCCTTCCCCTCTCGGGAGGCCAGGTCACCACGCTCACGACTACGAGCACGGACGACGGCTCGGCCGACGTCGGCCTCCCGTTCCCGGTCCGTTTCTTCGACGTCGACTACCAGGAGGCGAGCGTCGGCACCAACGGCCTCGTCACCTTCGGCCCCAGGTCCACGGCCTCCTGCACGTCGGGGGAGTCCCACTGCGCCAACGCGTACAGCAACACGGCGATCCCCTCGACCTCGACGCCGAACCGCCTGATCGCCGCCTGGTGGGACGACCTGAACTGCACTCAGGGCGCCATCACCAAGCAGGTGCTCGGCCAGGCGCCGCAGCGGGAGCTCGTGATCCAGTGGGGATCGGGCTGCTATCGGACGTCGTCGACGAACGTCGTCAATATGCAGCTCTGGCTCCGCGAGGGCTCGAGCAACATCGAGATCCGCTACGGCACGGCCGCCGGCGGCTCGAGCCATAGCGCGTCCGTGGGCATCATGAGCCCGGTCCCGAGCGGCGCGGTGGAGGGCTACCGGGGCCTCAATTGCACGCCCAACTGCACCGGCGACCAGTGGCCGACCAACTCGGCGATCGTCTTCAGCCAGGGGGCGGACCTCGCGGTCGCCTCGGTGACGGCCCCCGAGATCGCCTACTCCGGCATGTCGATCGACGTCGTGGCCAAGGTGCAGAACCTGGGCGGCCTGGCGTCGCAGGCATACTCCCTTCGCTTCCTCGTCAGCCCCACGCCGTCGATCTCCACCGGGTCCCGGGAGGTCGGCAGACTGGAAGGCCTCGCGCTCTTGCAGGCCGGTGCTTCCTTCGTTTCGAACGCCACGGTGAGCCTCCCGGCCGACCTCGCCCCCGGCGCCTGGTACGTCCTGGCCGAGGTCGATCCCGACAAGCAGATCCCGGACAACGACCGCGCGAACAACCTCCGCTCGTCGGGCCCCATGGAGGTCGGTCCTCCCGCGCCGGATCTCTCGGTCTCCGACCTCCGAGCGCCGCTCCAGATCGCCCCGGGCTCGGATTTCTCGATCGAGTGGACCGCCCGGAACCTCGGAAACCTCGGCGGCGTCGACGTGCCCTACGCGGTGGTGGTCTCCGGCAGCGACTACGTCGGCGGGACCAGCCGGCGGCTCCTCGAGGGGACGATCTCCGTGGACGCCTTCTCCCTCGAGGACGTGATCGATCTCGTTCACCTCCCCGCCGACGTCCCCACTGGCATCGCCTACGTCGGCGTCGTGATCGATCCCGACCTCCGGCTCTACGAGCTCGACAAGCTCAACAACACCGGCATCTCCCCCCCGGTGCGCATCGGGTCCACCAGCCTCCAGGTGATCAACCCGGGCCTGCCCGCCGCGACGCTGGGCACCGCCTGGTGCACGAGGCTCGAGGCGGTCGGCGGCGACGGGATCTTCGCGTGGTCGGTCACGCCGGGCTCCACGCTCCCCCCGGGCCTCGCTCTCGCCGAGGAGCCGCAGGGCGCGCGCGCCGCCGGGCGCCCCTTCTCGACGCTGCTCTGCGGGCATCCGTACGCGCTGGGGACGTTCTCCTTCTCCCTCGATGTGAGGTCCGCGGGCCTCTCGGCGTCCGGTGATTTCGTCCTCGACGTCGTGCCGAGCGGGATTCCGCTCACGATCTCCACCCACGCTCTGCCGGCCGCGGGGTTCGGGCGCTCCTACACGACGCTCCTCGGAGCAATCGGTGGCGCCACGCCCTATTCGTGGACGATCACGACCGGCAAGCTCCCTGCGGGCCTCGGGCTCCGGGCCGACGGCGTGATCGCCGGCTCGCCCCTCGAGGACGGTTTCTTCCCCCTCACGGTCCGTGTCGTCGATGCGGGCGGGCAGGCGATGGAGCAGGCGCTGGACCTCATCGTGACCTCCCCGTCGCGGCTCACCTGCGTCACCGGCAGCCTCCCGGCGCGCGAGCTCGGAGAGCCCCTCGATGAGCGGCTCGTGGCCGCCGGAGGGACGAAGCCCTACAAGTGGACGAGCGGTGAGACCCAGCGCCTCGCGTCGGCCGTCGGCGAGGTGGCCGTCTCGCTCGGAGCGGCGCCGCCGCCGGGCCTCTCGCTCGCCGCCGATGGCAAGGTGACCGGCGCGCCGACCCAGGCGGGCCTCTACCTCTGGACCGTCAAGGTCGCCGACGATGCTCGGGCGTCGGAGTCCTGCGCGATCCTCTTCGACGTCCCCGTGAGCCAGGGCATGACCGTGAGCACCCAGGCGCTGGCGGACGCGTTCGTGGGTTCGCCCTATCGGGCCCAGCTCGTCGCGAGCGGCGGGGTCGGCGCGCTGCGCTGGTCGCTCTTTCCGGGGAGCCGGCTCCCGGCCGGCCTCGTCCTCGAGCCGAGCGGCCTGATCTCGGGGACGCCGACCCTGTCGCAGCTCGACGGTGAGGCGGCGCGCAACTTTGCCTTCCTGGTGGAGGTTCGCGACGAGGGCAACCGCCGCGGTCTGGGAGCGACCTCGATCCTGCTGAACGCGGAGCTGCCCGAGTCCTCCAGGTCCCCCGCGTCCTCCGGCAACACGAGCGGTTGCGGCGCCGGCGTCGGCGGGCCGAGCCTGCTGGCGCTTGCCGGTCTCGGGCTCCGCCTCGTGGCGCTCCGGCGCCGGCGGTAG
- the mltG gene encoding endolytic transglycosylase MltG — translation MKKLALLVLSALILVAGGGGTVFVLAERAVQTPIAPGETTLVEVAVPRGISGRALGDLLEAQGLISDHRLWRFHLWQRGGLDAKAGRHALTRGMSLAELATALEGAPLSEDRPFATIEGWRLRDTDAALVAKGWIEPGAYVAAAKDPSRYRVAFPLPKGTLEGYLYPETYAVAPGTIDVRELVQRQLDTFAERFWIPYREEIAASGRSLHDLVVMASLLEREEPTPSQRSLVAGILWKRIDRNIALGVDATSRYLLPEWNDRKAFLAKLRDPEDPWNTRTRTGLPPGPIGAPSVESLMAALRPISSEYLYYLHDADKILRPSRNGAEHEALRRKYNVY, via the coding sequence GTGAAGAAGCTCGCCCTCCTCGTGCTCTCCGCCCTGATCCTCGTCGCCGGAGGCGGAGGGACGGTCTTCGTCCTCGCCGAGCGCGCCGTCCAGACCCCCATCGCCCCAGGCGAGACGACCCTCGTGGAGGTCGCGGTCCCCCGCGGCATCTCCGGCCGTGCCCTGGGTGATCTGCTGGAAGCGCAGGGGCTGATCTCCGACCATCGCCTCTGGCGCTTCCACCTCTGGCAGCGCGGCGGCCTGGACGCCAAGGCGGGGAGGCACGCGCTCACCCGGGGCATGAGCCTCGCCGAGCTCGCCACGGCCCTGGAGGGCGCTCCCCTCTCCGAGGATCGGCCCTTTGCGACCATCGAGGGATGGCGCCTGCGGGACACCGACGCCGCGCTGGTGGCCAAGGGCTGGATCGAGCCCGGCGCCTACGTCGCCGCGGCGAAGGATCCCTCCCGCTACCGGGTCGCCTTCCCCCTGCCGAAGGGCACGCTCGAGGGCTACCTCTACCCCGAGACCTACGCGGTCGCCCCCGGCACCATCGACGTGCGCGAGCTCGTCCAGCGGCAGCTCGACACCTTCGCCGAGCGGTTCTGGATCCCGTACCGGGAGGAGATCGCCGCCAGCGGGAGGAGCCTCCACGACCTGGTGGTGATGGCTTCGCTCCTCGAGCGGGAGGAGCCGACTCCCTCGCAGCGGTCGCTGGTCGCCGGGATCCTCTGGAAGCGGATCGACCGGAACATCGCCCTCGGCGTGGACGCGACCAGCCGCTACCTCCTCCCGGAGTGGAACGACCGGAAGGCGTTCCTCGCCAAGCTGCGCGACCCCGAGGATCCCTGGAACACGCGGACCCGTACGGGCCTGCCGCCGGGCCCCATCGGCGCTCCCTCGGTCGAGTCCCTCATGGCGGCGCTGCGCCCCATCTCGAGCGAGTACCTCTACTACCTCCACGACGCCGACAAGATCCTTCGCCCGTCGCGGAATGGCGCAGAGCACGAAGCTCTCCGCCGCAAGTACAACGTCTACTGA
- a CDS encoding thiol-disulfide oxidoreductase DCC family protein has product MLRSDQILIIFDGRCGACSAIAGGLRQVDWRRAMQFLPSQTPGLLEAAGVSQAQADASVLAVSTSGQVWFRGGAVAACMDELLPLGLPIFRLLYLVPGLHRLADALYRFAARHRDWLGERTPAVRDGEEVRRVDPETEFELRRRRLATRMPTALPSHVTLH; this is encoded by the coding sequence ATGCTGCGGTCCGACCAGATCCTGATCATCTTCGACGGGCGATGCGGCGCCTGCTCGGCGATCGCCGGCGGGCTTCGCCAGGTCGACTGGCGGCGCGCGATGCAGTTCCTCCCGTCGCAGACGCCTGGACTTCTCGAAGCAGCGGGCGTCTCGCAGGCGCAAGCAGACGCGTCGGTGCTCGCCGTCTCGACCTCCGGGCAGGTCTGGTTCCGCGGCGGCGCGGTGGCCGCATGCATGGACGAGCTGCTCCCGCTGGGCCTTCCCATCTTCCGCCTGCTCTACCTGGTGCCGGGGCTCCACCGGCTCGCGGACGCGCTCTACCGCTTCGCTGCGCGGCACCGCGACTGGCTGGGCGAGCGCACGCCGGCGGTCCGCGACGGGGAGGAAGTCCGCCGCGTGGATCCCGAGACGGAGTTCGAGCTGCGCCGGCGCCGGCTCGCGACGCGAATGCCGACTGCGCTGCCGTCGCACGTGACCCTGCACTGA
- a CDS encoding THUMP domain-containing class I SAM-dependent RNA methyltransferase, which translates to MHHFFATAAKGTEGALRDELRALRLPRVRADRGGVHFEGRLEDGMRACLWSRIAMRILLQLGELEARGTQGFYDAIRSFPWEDHLSLRRTFAIRATVRDSELTHSHFVALKAKDAIVDRLREKLGGRPDVDADRPDVSVVIHLAKDVAQLSLDLAGAPLHMRGWRVEAKEAPLRETLAAAMLALGRYDPALPFLDPMCGSGTLAIEAAQIARKIAPGRGRHFGFMRWPAFGDEESKAFRALQEDAKAVALPKAPAPILARDRFADPLEVTERNLHRAGVTGSVELEQRDTRDLGSLPPRCQIFVNPPYGERLGGKRLQLEGLYRGFGQAYAPLEPEHRLVVLSGSPYFERAFGARVRARHRLFNGPLEVDLLSYGPMPA; encoded by the coding sequence ATGCACCACTTCTTCGCCACAGCTGCCAAGGGGACCGAGGGCGCCCTCCGCGACGAGCTCAGGGCCCTTCGCCTGCCTCGCGTACGCGCCGACCGCGGCGGCGTCCACTTCGAGGGCCGCCTCGAGGACGGGATGCGCGCCTGCCTCTGGTCGCGGATCGCCATGCGGATCCTGCTCCAGCTCGGCGAGCTCGAGGCCCGCGGGACACAGGGGTTCTACGACGCGATCCGCTCGTTCCCGTGGGAGGACCACCTCTCTCTGCGCCGGACCTTCGCGATCCGCGCGACGGTGCGCGACTCGGAGCTCACCCACTCCCACTTCGTGGCGCTGAAGGCGAAGGACGCCATCGTCGATCGCCTCCGCGAGAAGCTGGGCGGCAGGCCCGACGTGGACGCCGACAGGCCCGACGTCTCCGTGGTGATCCACCTCGCCAAGGACGTGGCCCAGCTCTCGCTGGATCTGGCCGGCGCTCCGCTCCACATGCGGGGCTGGCGGGTGGAGGCGAAGGAGGCGCCGCTGCGCGAGACCCTCGCCGCGGCGATGCTCGCCCTGGGGCGCTACGATCCCGCCCTCCCCTTCCTCGATCCGATGTGCGGCTCGGGGACGCTGGCGATCGAGGCGGCCCAGATCGCGCGAAAGATCGCGCCGGGGCGCGGTCGCCACTTCGGCTTCATGCGCTGGCCGGCCTTCGGCGACGAGGAGTCCAAGGCCTTCCGCGCGCTGCAGGAGGACGCCAAGGCGGTGGCGCTCCCCAAGGCGCCGGCGCCGATCCTGGCCCGGGATCGCTTCGCGGATCCGCTGGAGGTGACCGAGCGAAACCTCCACCGGGCGGGAGTCACGGGCTCGGTGGAGCTCGAGCAGCGCGACACCCGGGACCTCGGGTCGCTCCCGCCGCGCTGCCAGATCTTCGTCAATCCGCCGTACGGCGAGAGGCTCGGCGGCAAGCGCCTCCAGCTCGAGGGTCTCTACCGCGGCTTCGGCCAGGCCTACGCGCCCCTGGAGCCGGAGCACCGCCTCGTGGTCCTCTCCGGTTCGCCGTACTTCGAGCGCGCCTTCGGAGCCAGGGTCCGTGCGCGGCACCGCCTCTTCAACGGGCCGCTGGAGGTCGACCTCCTCTCCTACGGGCCGATGCCGGCGTGA
- a CDS encoding putative Ig domain-containing protein yields MSEEGGTVGFRVQRRLFGGLLAVLLGAVISASAATAEAATEAPDLAVGALSPPRQISPGSDFELSWTALNLGDGPAIDVQYDVVISNADVLGSSSRRLHSARFTLDAFSEVDFVERLQLPALTDPHAIPPGLYYIGVIIDPNGEIAEPDKSNNTAVSPVLVASSTLSVLNQSLPPAQIGSHYCVRLDSVGGNGISVWSVAAGSRLPPGLALNDLPAKAREQGLPFVTMLCGVPTEEGRFGFTVSVTSAGLTASQGLELEVTGSGLPLMIVTKELPAATFRQAYLADLGAVGGKTPYAWSVLDGTLPSGIALRRDGTLLGQPIDDDGHKFKVLLTDAAGRTAEQELELPVTPPAKLTCTTTSLPKRGLSETYDGVVLGAAGGKKPYKWKTIDTTRLGVEIGESSIALGEVPPPGITLAESGALSGAPSQVGSYLWTVEVSDSATPAESQKCPIEVNVESDHGLTVSTQGLPAAIAGQPYRAKLQATGGQGALTWTVFSGRLPQGLNLSEDGTIDGTPTKAQLEGEERIVFSFVAEARDERMLRGLGQQSITLLAEAPPSYTPPKKGDVHCSAVSADPSLLALAAGLGLVALRRRRS; encoded by the coding sequence ATGTCCGAAGAAGGTGGAACCGTGGGATTCAGGGTGCAGCGCCGCCTCTTCGGGGGCCTTCTGGCCGTACTGCTGGGCGCGGTGATTTCGGCGTCGGCGGCGACCGCAGAAGCGGCGACCGAGGCGCCGGATCTGGCGGTCGGCGCGCTGTCCCCGCCGCGGCAGATTTCGCCGGGCTCCGACTTCGAGCTCTCCTGGACGGCGTTGAACCTCGGAGACGGTCCCGCCATCGACGTCCAGTACGACGTGGTCATCTCGAACGCGGACGTGCTCGGCAGCTCGAGCCGGCGGCTCCACTCCGCGCGCTTCACGCTCGATGCGTTCTCGGAGGTGGACTTCGTCGAGAGACTCCAGCTCCCGGCCCTCACGGATCCGCACGCCATTCCGCCGGGCCTCTACTACATCGGGGTGATCATCGATCCGAACGGCGAGATCGCCGAGCCGGACAAGTCGAACAACACTGCCGTTTCACCGGTGCTCGTGGCCTCGTCGACCCTCTCCGTGCTCAACCAGTCGCTCCCGCCCGCCCAGATCGGCTCGCACTACTGCGTTCGCCTCGACTCCGTTGGAGGAAACGGGATCTCCGTGTGGTCCGTGGCCGCTGGCTCGCGCCTCCCGCCCGGCCTGGCGCTGAACGACCTTCCGGCAAAAGCGCGGGAGCAGGGCCTTCCCTTCGTGACAATGCTCTGCGGGGTGCCGACCGAGGAGGGCAGGTTCGGATTCACGGTGTCGGTCACGTCGGCCGGCCTGACCGCGTCGCAGGGTCTGGAGCTCGAGGTGACCGGCAGCGGGCTCCCCCTCATGATCGTCACGAAGGAGCTGCCGGCGGCTACGTTCCGCCAGGCGTACCTCGCGGACCTGGGCGCGGTGGGCGGAAAGACGCCCTACGCTTGGAGCGTCTTGGACGGCACTCTCCCGTCCGGCATCGCCCTCCGCCGAGACGGGACCCTCCTCGGCCAGCCGATCGACGACGACGGCCACAAGTTCAAGGTGCTTCTGACGGATGCAGCGGGGCGCACGGCCGAGCAGGAGCTCGAGCTCCCGGTCACGCCGCCTGCCAAGCTGACCTGCACGACGACCTCGCTGCCGAAGCGGGGGCTCTCCGAGACGTACGACGGGGTCGTTCTCGGCGCGGCCGGCGGCAAGAAGCCCTACAAGTGGAAGACGATCGACACCACTCGGCTCGGAGTCGAGATCGGGGAGTCCTCGATCGCGCTGGGCGAGGTGCCGCCTCCGGGGATCACGCTCGCCGAATCGGGCGCGCTCTCGGGAGCGCCCTCCCAGGTGGGGTCCTACCTGTGGACGGTGGAGGTCTCGGACAGCGCTACGCCGGCGGAGAGCCAGAAGTGCCCGATCGAGGTGAACGTCGAGAGCGATCACGGACTGACCGTGTCGACCCAGGGCCTCCCTGCGGCGATCGCGGGCCAGCCCTACCGCGCGAAGCTCCAGGCGACGGGCGGCCAAGGCGCGCTGACGTGGACGGTGTTCTCGGGCCGTCTGCCCCAGGGGCTCAACCTCTCGGAGGACGGAACGATCGACGGTACGCCCACGAAAGCGCAGCTCGAAGGGGAGGAGCGCATCGTGTTCTCCTTCGTCGCCGAGGCCCGCGACGAGCGGATGCTCCGCGGCCTCGGTCAGCAGTCGATCACGTTGCTCGCCGAGGCGCCGCCGTCCTACACGCCTCCGAAGAAGGGCGACGTGCACTGCTCCGCTGTCTCCGCGGATCCGAGCCTGCTCGCCCTGGCGGCCGGCCTCGGACTCGTGGCGCTGCGGCGTCGGCGGAGCTGA